In Vigna angularis cultivar LongXiaoDou No.4 chromosome 8, ASM1680809v1, whole genome shotgun sequence, one DNA window encodes the following:
- the LOC108343727 gene encoding transcription factor bHLH68-like, which yields MHRAVLQSSPVQQMMAGNPNWWNININTMPPQAPPFFSTPSNFSIPYAPSSLPFPSWNENQDLPDSWSQLLMSGVVDEQGKVGMGQFQTKKLENWEDQMLGQPPNASLVDVKQENSVNSYVYGHGNEELQSSKPSWSPKSCATSFSSNMLDFSNSNSTDARLPPPDRSSECNSTAAGGALKKARVQPSATTQATFKVRKEKLGDRITALHQLVSPFGKTDTASVLLEAIGYIRFLQSQIEALSLPYLSGGPGSVRQQNSVQGEKNCIFPEDPGQLLNNENCLKRKAAREPDTEEKKGLRSRGLCLVPVSCTLQVGSDNGADYWAPALGGGFR from the exons ATGCATAGAGCTGTTCTTCAGAGCTCACCAGTGCAACAAATGATGGCTGGAAACCCTAACTGGTGGAACATCAATATCAATACCATGCCTCCACAAGCTCCTCCTTTCTTCTCCACTCCTTCAAACTTTTCCATCCCTTATGCTCCCTCTTCTCTCCCCTTTCCTTCTTGGAATGAAAATCAAGACCTTCCTGATTCATGGAGCCAGCTACTCAT GAGTGGGGTGGTGGATGAACAAGGTAAGGTTGGGATGGGCCAGTTTCAGACAAAGAAGTTGGAGAACTGGGAGGATCAAATGCTAGGTCAGCCTCCAAACGCTTCTCTTGTTGATGTTAAGCAAGAAAATTCAGTTAACAGCTATGTATACGGCCATGGAAACGAAGAGCTTCAGTCATCAAAGCCATCCTGGTCTCCGAAATCCTGTGCCACTAGTTTCAGTAGCAACATGTTAGATTTCTCTAACAGTAATAGCACAGATGCAAGGCTTCCTCCACCAGATCGATCTTCTGAG TGCAATAGCACTGCAGCTGGTGGGGCACTGAAGAAAGCTAGGGTTCAACCCTCTGCTACAACACAGGCTACATTCAAG GTCAGAAAGGAGAAGTTAGGCGACAGAATTACAGCTCTTCATCAGCTCGTTTCCCCATTTGGGAAG ACTGACACAGCCTCTGTCTTGTTAGAAGCTATTGGGTATATCAGATTCCTTCAGAGTCAAATTGAG GCCCTTAGCTTACCATACTTGAGCGGTGGACCAGGGAGTGTGAGGCAGCAGAATTCT gttCAAGGAGAGAAGAATTGTATATTCCCTGAAGACCCTGGtcag CTGCTGAATAATGAGAACTGCTTGAAAAGGAAAGCAGCTAGAGAACCG GATACTGAAGAAAAGAAGGGGCTGAGGAGTAGAGGATTGTGTCTGGTTCCAGTGTCGTGCACACTGCAAGTTGGAAGTGACAATGGAGCAGACTATTGGGCACCTGCCCTAGGAGGGGGCTTTCGTTAG